One Exiguobacterium sp. BMC-KP genomic window, AATGCGTGCCCGAGCATGTCCATCTGAAGAATTGCTTCTTCCGTGTCCATTGGTTTGAGTGTGAAACGCTTCGTCCGAACGAGTTCGAGTTCAGCCTCGTCCTCTTCATAGACAGGCGCTTCCGCTTCCGGTCCTTCGAGCGTTTTAAAGTACTCTCCGATGCCGCCTTCTTTAGCGCGCCCTCTCCGGTTCAACTTTGTTTTGTGTTTCCGGATCTGACGTTCGAGCTTATCGACGACGAGGTCGATTGCTGCATACATATCGCCATTGACATCCTCTGCACGGAGCAAGAGGTTTGGCATTGGAATCGTCACTTCGACTTTTTGTTTCTCGTTGTTGACTTTGAGATTAACATAAGCCGTTTGCGCTTCCGTAGGAGTTGTAAAATAACGAGTTAACTTTTCAAGCTTTTTCTCGACGTAATCCTTGAGAGCATCTGTGACGTCCAAGTTTTCACCGCGAATGTTGTAGATCATGTAAACTCCTCCTTAAGTAACCGGTTGAACCTATGAATTCGAGATGATTCAGTCGTTCCCTTCTGAATATTCGAAATTCTTTGGTTCGTTTTTATTATAGCACGATAAGTGAAGGAAGACCATGAAAACGATGACATTCTCATGAACGTTCACTTCGGTTCTTAGCGTACGATAATATTGAAGCATGTTGATGTTAACGTATATACCCGTTTTGATTAGACTCAAAACAAAAAAACCGCTTTTAGGCAAGACGCCTAAAAACGGTGGTGGCTGCTTCGTTTAGAGTTTAGATACGTTCGCAGCTTGTGGACCACGATCGCCTTCTACGATTTCAAACTCCACTTCTTCGCCTTCTTCAAGTGATTTGTAACCATCAGCTTGAATTGCTGAGAAGTGT contains:
- the hpf gene encoding ribosome hibernation-promoting factor, HPF/YfiA family, translating into MIYNIRGENLDVTDALKDYVEKKLEKLTRYFTTPTEAQTAYVNLKVNNEKQKVEVTIPMPNLLLRAEDVNGDMYAAIDLVVDKLERQIRKHKTKLNRRGRAKEGGIGEYFKTLEGPEAEAPVYEEDEAELELVRTKRFTLKPMDTEEAILQMDMLGHAFFVFSDAETGNTNVVYRRKDGRYGLIEPE
- a CDS encoding cold shock domain-containing protein; the encoded protein is MEQGKVKWFNAEKGYGFIETSDAKDVFVHFSAIQADGYKSLEEGEEVEFEIVEGDRGPQAANVSKL